Proteins encoded by one window of Blautia faecicola:
- the tsaD gene encoding tRNA (adenosine(37)-N6)-threonylcarbamoyltransferase complex transferase subunit TsaD, whose amino-acid sequence MSEKDVLILAIESSCDETAASVVKNGRTILSNVISSQIALHTLYGGVVPEIASRKHIEKINQVVEEALAEANVTLDDLDAIGVTYGPGLVGALLVGVAEAKAISYAKKLPLVGVHHIEGHVSANYIEHPDLEPPFMCLIVSGGHTHLVIVKDYGEFEILGRTRDDAAGEAFDKVARAIGLGYPGGPKIDKVSKEGNPDAIVFPKAKLEDPYDFSFSGVKSAVLNHINRCKMQGEEICEADIAASFQKAVVDTLVEKAVKAAKEHHMDKLAIAGGVASNSALRQAMKEACEREHIQFYYPSPIFCTDNAAMIGVAAYYEYKKGVRHGWDLNAVPNLKLGER is encoded by the coding sequence ATGAGTGAGAAAGATGTTTTGATTCTGGCAATTGAAAGCTCCTGCGACGAGACAGCAGCTTCCGTAGTGAAAAATGGAAGAACCATTTTATCCAATGTAATTTCTTCTCAGATCGCGCTGCATACCCTGTATGGAGGGGTAGTGCCGGAAATCGCATCCAGAAAACATATTGAAAAGATCAATCAGGTAGTAGAGGAAGCACTGGCTGAGGCAAATGTCACACTGGATGATCTGGATGCCATCGGAGTCACCTACGGTCCGGGACTTGTCGGCGCACTGCTGGTAGGCGTTGCGGAAGCAAAAGCGATCAGTTACGCGAAAAAACTGCCACTGGTAGGCGTGCATCATATCGAGGGACATGTATCCGCCAATTATATCGAACATCCGGATCTGGAACCACCGTTTATGTGTCTGATCGTATCCGGCGGACACACCCATCTGGTGATCGTCAAAGACTACGGAGAATTTGAGATCCTCGGAAGAACAAGAGACGATGCAGCAGGAGAAGCTTTTGATAAAGTAGCGCGCGCGATCGGTCTTGGTTATCCGGGAGGTCCGAAGATTGATAAGGTGTCCAAAGAGGGAAATCCGGATGCTATCGTATTTCCAAAAGCAAAACTGGAAGATCCGTATGATTTCAGCTTCAGTGGCGTAAAATCTGCGGTTTTGAATCATATTAACCGCTGTAAGATGCAGGGAGAAGAAATCTGCGAGGCGGATATTGCTGCGTCCTTCCAGAAAGCAGTGGTGGATACCCTGGTGGAAAAAGCGGTGAAAGCAGCGAAAGAGCATCATATGGATAAACTTGCCATTGCAGGTGGAGTTGCGTCCAACAGCGCCCTGCGCCAGGCGATGAAAGAGGCGTGTGAGAGAGAACATATTCAGTTTTATTATCCGTCACCGATCTTTTGTACCGATAATGCGGCAATGATCGGCGTTGCGGCTTATTATGAATACAAAAAAGGTGTACGTCACGGATGGGATCTGAATGCAGTTCCCAATCTGAAACTGGGAGAACGGTAA
- the ispD gene encoding 2-C-methyl-D-erythritol 4-phosphate cytidylyltransferase, translated as MKCTAIVLAAGQGKRMKSSVQKQFLQLGDYPVLYYSMKAFQDAPQITDIILVTGEQEIAYCQETFVERYQIDKVSAVVAGGKERYNSVYQGLCACQGTDYVLIHDGARPFVTEELIERGIDCAKTYKACAAGMPSKDTVKIVENDQKVASTPDRSRVWNVQTPQIFQYALVKEAYEQALSHDCSRITDDAMVVEAYGNHGVWLYEGSYKNIKITTPEDLEIGEIFAREIFGKKK; from the coding sequence GTGAAATGTACAGCAATCGTTCTGGCAGCAGGACAGGGAAAAAGAATGAAGAGCAGTGTGCAGAAACAGTTTTTACAGCTGGGAGATTATCCGGTACTGTATTATTCAATGAAGGCTTTTCAGGATGCTCCACAGATTACGGATATTATTCTTGTTACCGGTGAACAGGAGATCGCTTACTGTCAGGAAACGTTTGTAGAACGCTATCAGATCGATAAAGTGTCTGCGGTAGTAGCTGGAGGAAAAGAGAGATACAACTCGGTCTATCAGGGGCTTTGTGCCTGTCAGGGGACGGATTATGTCCTGATCCATGACGGGGCAAGACCGTTTGTTACGGAAGAACTGATCGAGCGGGGAATAGACTGTGCAAAAACATACAAGGCATGTGCAGCAGGTATGCCATCCAAAGATACCGTCAAGATCGTTGAAAACGATCAAAAAGTGGCATCCACGCCGGATCGAAGCCGGGTGTGGAATGTCCAGACGCCCCAGATCTTTCAGTATGCGCTGGTCAAAGAAGCATACGAACAGGCATTATCTCATGACTGCAGCAGAATTACCGATGATGCCATGGTAGTAGAAGCCTATGGAAATCATGGGGTATGGCTCTACGAAGGGTCTTATAAGAATATAAAAATCACAACGCCGGAAGACCTCGAAATCGGCGAAATATTTGCCCGTGAAATATTTGGTAAAAAAAAGTAA
- a CDS encoding sporulation initiation factor Spo0A C-terminal domain-containing protein, whose amino-acid sequence MVNTKIIADLPMELGIKRTYKGYFFLIAALELAITDQKNLLYMSKSIFPVIASRYDTTYSCIERNIRTAINAYWNSPDHREKLLAMSPYPLQKAPSVTAFIDILYWHLKNQEGGSLY is encoded by the coding sequence ATGGTAAATACGAAAATAATTGCAGATCTTCCGATGGAACTTGGAATCAAAAGAACTTACAAAGGCTACTTTTTCCTGATTGCAGCTCTGGAGCTTGCGATCACCGATCAGAAAAATCTACTCTATATGAGTAAATCTATTTTCCCGGTCATCGCTTCCCGTTATGACACTACATACAGCTGCATCGAGCGCAACATCCGAACGGCGATCAACGCCTATTGGAATTCACCGGATCATCGTGAAAAACTGTTGGCAATGTCACCTTATCCTCTACAGAAGGCTCCTTCTGTAACTGCTTTTATCGATATTCTGTACTGGCATCTGAAAAATCAGGAAGGCGGTAGTTTATATTAA
- a CDS encoding sugar transferase, with protein sequence MRDKRKWLDYIITVPATVLCAPVLVGIAIWVKLDSPGPVFFRQKRVGIHQNYFEILKFRTMRTDTPENVPTHLLEHPEQYITKSGKFLRATSLDELPQLFNILKGDMSLVGPRPALWNQYDLLREREKYGANDVLPGLTGWAQIHGRDTISIQEKAKLDGYYVENQSTWMDLKCLILTALVVLSRDGVQEGAPEKEKTEQNDGDAGESMPLVSVVMSTYRRTRELEQALESLAEQTWKRMEIILVDDNADANWAEKVAAIAEKFQKKYEIPFRYLVNEKNLGSAASRNRGIAEASGAYITFLDDDDRYEKDKVECQVRHMKRLDAEVSLMDMALYREDGKLEEIRKRTYLKPEAVQEEEHLLAKHFLHHMTGTDTFMFQSAFLRKIGGFPPIDLGDEFYLMEKAILHHGRISYLPRCDVKALVHRETSGLSSREGKIRGENQLFAHKKKRWMDMSRKERRQICMRHHMVLGYTYLRNRQYPAFIKEGVQAFFYAPWTCAEMVLKRK encoded by the coding sequence ATGAGAGATAAGAGAAAGTGGTTGGATTATATTATTACCGTGCCGGCTACGGTGCTCTGTGCGCCGGTTCTGGTGGGAATTGCCATATGGGTGAAACTGGATTCGCCGGGACCGGTATTTTTCCGTCAGAAAAGAGTAGGTATTCATCAGAACTATTTTGAGATTTTAAAATTCCGGACGATGCGTACGGATACGCCGGAAAATGTGCCGACACATCTGCTGGAACATCCGGAACAGTATATTACAAAATCAGGGAAGTTTTTGCGTGCGACGAGTCTGGACGAACTGCCGCAGCTCTTTAATATATTAAAGGGTGATATGAGTCTGGTAGGACCAAGACCGGCTTTGTGGAATCAGTACGATCTGTTGCGTGAAAGAGAAAAATACGGCGCGAATGATGTGCTGCCGGGGCTTACCGGCTGGGCGCAGATCCATGGACGGGATACCATCAGTATTCAGGAGAAAGCGAAACTGGATGGATATTATGTGGAGAATCAGAGTACGTGGATGGATCTGAAGTGCCTGATCTTAACGGCGCTGGTTGTTCTGAGTCGGGATGGCGTGCAGGAGGGTGCTCCGGAAAAGGAAAAAACAGAACAAAACGACGGAGATGCCGGTGAGAGTATGCCGCTGGTTTCTGTTGTGATGTCCACATATCGCAGAACCCGGGAACTGGAACAGGCGCTGGAGAGTCTGGCAGAGCAGACCTGGAAACGAATGGAAATTATTCTGGTGGATGATAATGCAGATGCGAACTGGGCCGAAAAGGTTGCAGCGATTGCGGAAAAATTTCAGAAAAAATATGAGATTCCGTTCCGATATCTGGTAAATGAGAAAAATCTGGGTTCCGCAGCATCGAGAAACCGGGGAATTGCGGAAGCTTCCGGCGCTTATATTACCTTTCTGGATGACGATGACAGGTACGAAAAAGATAAAGTGGAATGTCAGGTAAGGCATATGAAGAGACTGGATGCGGAGGTTTCGTTGATGGATATGGCACTTTACCGGGAGGACGGAAAACTGGAAGAGATCCGCAAGAGAACGTATCTGAAGCCGGAAGCTGTGCAGGAAGAGGAACATCTTCTGGCAAAACATTTTCTGCATCATATGACGGGAACGGATACCTTTATGTTCCAGAGTGCCTTTTTGCGTAAAATCGGCGGTTTTCCGCCGATCGATCTGGGAGACGAGTTCTATCTGATGGAAAAAGCGATCCTGCATCATGGAAGAATCAGTTATCTTCCACGTTGTGATGTGAAAGCACTGGTACACCGGGAGACTTCCGGGCTGTCGAGCCGGGAGGGAAAGATCCGTGGGGAAAATCAGCTGTTTGCGCATAAAAAGAAGCGCTGGATGGATATGAGCCGCAAAGAACGAAGACAGATCTGCATGAGACACCATATGGTGCTGGGATATACGTATCTGAGAAACCGGCAGTATCCGGCATTTATCAAAGAGGGTGTACAGGCATTTTTCTATGCTCCGTGGACGTGTGCGGAGATGGTGCTGAAAAGAAAATAA
- a CDS encoding CDP-glycerol glycerophosphotransferase family protein has product MWEKIANLLKTCYARATCHEQPDPKKWVFSSVHNRAFNYNSSALFQYVKEYHPEIQAFYVMEDPGERERLQERFGKESVIDTSTIEGIRKVLACKVWFTSTAPPLYGVGFRKKYRIINLWHGVPLKKIGMEQENLGRLTKLYYKYLFADNYEAVVTTSEELIPVMSRSFLVEPERVKVWGQPRNDMLFQKMDAGEQMKNIFRGERLPEFTRLLLYAPTFRDHGETKVFPFPEFEGVGREAALKRLQEFLEKHQSMLCIRMHLYEKEGYEWLRALDHPGSRIRFLNEDRVEDIMEVLAMFDLLITDYSSIYIDYLLLERPMLFLPYDREDYLKTRGFNFDYDEVTPGPKPKSYAEFLNSIEGLLYNEMNYVENRKKIERKFNKIQEPCSEYICRMVKE; this is encoded by the coding sequence ATGTGGGAAAAAATAGCAAATTTACTGAAAACGTGTTATGCCAGAGCAACCTGTCATGAGCAGCCGGATCCGAAAAAATGGGTGTTTTCTTCGGTTCACAACCGTGCATTTAACTATAATTCCAGTGCGTTGTTTCAGTATGTAAAGGAGTATCATCCGGAGATTCAGGCGTTTTATGTGATGGAGGATCCCGGAGAGCGGGAAAGACTGCAGGAACGTTTCGGGAAAGAATCGGTAATTGACACTTCTACAATAGAAGGAATCCGTAAGGTGCTGGCATGTAAAGTATGGTTTACTTCCACGGCACCGCCTCTGTACGGTGTGGGGTTCCGGAAAAAATACCGGATCATCAACCTGTGGCACGGAGTACCGTTAAAAAAGATCGGGATGGAACAGGAAAATCTTGGACGGCTGACAAAGCTGTACTACAAATACCTGTTTGCGGATAATTATGAAGCCGTTGTCACCACCTCGGAGGAACTGATCCCTGTGATGAGTAGAAGTTTTCTGGTGGAACCGGAGAGAGTGAAAGTGTGGGGGCAGCCGCGGAATGATATGCTCTTTCAAAAAATGGATGCCGGAGAGCAGATGAAAAATATTTTCCGGGGAGAGCGTCTGCCCGAGTTTACGCGCCTGCTTTTGTATGCACCGACATTTCGTGATCATGGAGAGACGAAAGTATTTCCATTTCCGGAATTTGAAGGAGTGGGACGGGAAGCGGCGCTGAAACGGCTGCAGGAGTTTCTCGAAAAGCATCAGAGTATGTTGTGTATCCGTATGCATCTGTATGAAAAAGAAGGATATGAATGGCTGAGAGCGCTGGATCATCCGGGAAGCAGAATCCGTTTTCTGAATGAAGACAGGGTGGAAGATATTATGGAAGTGCTGGCGATGTTTGATCTGCTGATCACGGATTATTCGAGTATCTATATCGATTATCTGTTGCTGGAACGTCCGATGTTGTTTTTGCCTTATGACAGAGAAGACTATCTGAAAACAAGAGGGTTTAATTTTGACTATGACGAGGTAACACCGGGTCCGAAACCGAAAAGTTACGCAGAGTTCTTGAATTCTATAGAGGGTTTGTTGTATAATGAAATGAATTATGTCGAAAATCGAAAGAAAATCGAAAGAAAATTTAATAAAATACAGGAACCCTGCAGTGAATATATCTGCAGAATGGTAAAAGAATAA
- the tagD gene encoding glycerol-3-phosphate cytidylyltransferase has translation MRKVITYGTYDLLHYGHVKLLQRAKALGDYLIVALSTDEFNWNEKQKKCYFSYEERKSLLEAIRYVDLVIPEESWEQKISDVKEFKVDTFVIGDDWEGKFDFLKEYCDVVYLPRTPEISTTQIKKDLGKK, from the coding sequence ATGAGAAAAGTGATCACATATGGAACATATGATCTTCTTCATTATGGACATGTGAAATTACTGCAGAGAGCCAAGGCATTAGGAGATTATCTGATCGTTGCTCTGTCTACAGACGAATTTAACTGGAATGAAAAACAGAAGAAATGTTATTTCTCTTATGAGGAGAGAAAGAGTCTTCTCGAAGCGATCCGCTATGTGGATCTGGTGATCCCGGAGGAATCCTGGGAGCAGAAGATCTCGGATGTCAAAGAATTCAAGGTGGATACGTTTGTAATCGGAGATGACTGGGAAGGCAAATTTGACTTTCTGAAAGAATACTGTGATGTGGTATATCTTCCGCGTACACCGGAGATTTCCACAACACAGATTAAAAAGGATCTGGGAAAGAAGTAG
- a CDS encoding CDP-glycerol glycerophosphotransferase family protein has product MKIVKKIRKKRRKLIRRFFKSPIKKRLAQYSKTHPRFRKCWKKVLYTKRRVYYWWRCLGVTPDEKTVVFNSFNGKTYGCSPKAVYEYMLRQDEFKDWTFIWAFKNATKHRFLEENPNTIVVKQTARVYEKKLARAKYWVTNYRVPDHIWPRKDQVYVQCWHGTPLKRLGYDLENSENAIDSIADIRKKYAIDAAKFNYILSPSGFASEKFISAWNLKETGMEDKVMEIGYPRNDFLINHTPEDIRMIKERLEIPEDKKVILYAPTWRDNQHEAGTGFTYDLNVDFDALREELGDEYVILFRVHYLVASKFSFDDYEGFIYNVSSYDDINHLYLIADLLITDYSSVFFDYGILKKPMLFYMYDLEDYKDSIRGFYFGIDKLPGRIITEEKELPDAIRDSIDNFVYDEKYREFNETFSNREDGQASRRFVDWVFRGKKG; this is encoded by the coding sequence ATGAAGATTGTAAAGAAAATTCGAAAAAAGAGAAGGAAACTGATTCGGAGATTCTTTAAAAGTCCGATCAAGAAACGTCTGGCTCAGTATTCCAAAACCCATCCCCGTTTTCGCAAGTGCTGGAAAAAGGTACTGTATACAAAACGGAGAGTCTATTACTGGTGGCGCTGTCTCGGCGTAACACCGGATGAGAAAACCGTAGTATTTAACTCTTTTAACGGAAAAACGTATGGATGCAGTCCGAAGGCGGTCTATGAGTATATGCTCAGACAGGATGAGTTTAAGGACTGGACGTTTATCTGGGCATTTAAAAATGCGACAAAACACCGTTTTCTGGAAGAAAATCCGAATACGATCGTAGTAAAACAGACTGCGAGAGTGTACGAGAAAAAGCTTGCCCGGGCAAAATACTGGGTGACAAACTATCGTGTGCCGGATCACATCTGGCCGCGGAAAGATCAGGTCTATGTACAGTGCTGGCACGGAACTCCGTTAAAGCGTCTGGGATATGATCTGGAGAATTCTGAGAATGCAATCGATTCCATTGCGGATATCCGCAAAAAATATGCGATAGATGCGGCGAAATTTAATTATATTCTGTCCCCGTCCGGATTTGCCAGTGAGAAATTTATTTCCGCCTGGAACCTGAAAGAAACCGGTATGGAAGACAAAGTGATGGAGATCGGCTATCCGAGAAATGATTTCCTGATCAACCATACACCGGAAGATATCCGGATGATCAAAGAAAGACTCGAGATTCCGGAAGATAAAAAGGTGATTCTGTATGCACCGACCTGGAGAGATAACCAGCATGAAGCGGGAACCGGATTTACCTATGATCTGAATGTTGATTTTGATGCACTGCGGGAAGAACTGGGCGATGAATATGTGATCCTGTTCCGTGTACACTATCTGGTGGCAAGCAAATTCTCGTTTGATGATTACGAAGGATTTATCTATAATGTATCCAGTTATGATGATATCAATCATCTGTATCTGATCGCGGATCTGCTGATCACGGATTATTCGAGTGTATTCTTTGACTATGGAATCCTGAAAAAACCGATGCTGTTTTACATGTATGATCTGGAGGATTACAAAGACAGTATCCGCGGATTCTACTTTGGCATTGACAAGCTTCCGGGAAGAATCATTACAGAAGAGAAGGAACTGCCGGATGCGATCCGTGACAGTATCGACAACTTCGTTTACGACGAAAAATACCGGGAATTCAATGAGACCTTCAGCAACAGGGAAGACGGTCAGGCAAGCCGGCGGTTTGTGGACTGGGTATTCCGGGGCAAGAAAGGATAA
- a CDS encoding ABC transporter permease, whose product MKRFWKDIKRYMPYAKYATKSGLKSEVASSHLSWLWWILDPILFMLVYWFIFMVIFGQKKEYFHIFVFVGLSMWNLFNKTVSGSVRIVAANRAVVTKVYIPKYFLIIILLFQNLFKMAISFGIVIVMMMWSHVPVSYNVIYVIPIFVDLILITFGVSAILAHFGVFFDDLKNITNVGLRILFYMSGIFYVITDRVNEAIATLLLKVNPVGFLIDACRSALVYCETPHRKLILLWFVIGAALSAIGVAIIYKNENNYVKVI is encoded by the coding sequence ATGAAACGATTTTGGAAAGACATAAAGCGCTACATGCCTTATGCGAAATATGCCACAAAATCGGGATTGAAGTCAGAAGTGGCCAGCTCACATTTGAGCTGGCTATGGTGGATTTTAGATCCTATTTTATTTATGCTGGTGTACTGGTTTATCTTTATGGTGATCTTCGGACAGAAGAAAGAGTATTTTCATATCTTTGTTTTTGTAGGTCTGTCCATGTGGAACCTGTTTAACAAGACCGTATCCGGCAGCGTGCGGATCGTGGCGGCGAACCGGGCGGTAGTGACGAAGGTATACATCCCCAAATATTTTCTGATCATTATTCTGCTGTTTCAGAATCTGTTTAAAATGGCGATCTCTTTCGGGATTGTCATTGTGATGATGATGTGGTCCCATGTACCGGTTTCGTATAATGTGATCTATGTGATTCCGATCTTTGTGGATCTGATCCTGATAACCTTCGGTGTGAGCGCGATACTGGCTCATTTCGGGGTTTTCTTCGATGACCTTAAGAATATTACCAACGTGGGTCTGCGAATCCTTTTTTACATGTCCGGAATCTTTTATGTGATCACGGACAGGGTAAACGAGGCGATCGCAACCCTGCTTTTAAAGGTGAATCCGGTCGGATTTCTGATCGATGCGTGCCGGTCGGCACTGGTATACTGTGAGACACCGCACAGAAAACTGATCCTGCTGTGGTTTGTGATCGGTGCTGCACTGTCTGCGATCGGAGTAGCGATCATCTATAAAAATGAAAATAATTATGTAAAGGTAATATAA
- a CDS encoding ABC transporter ATP-binding protein: MKPGNAIEVKDLKITYKCVKSLSMRKSFFHLRKSKLEVYEALKGISFEVKKGEIMGIVGKNGSGKSTLLRAIAGIFSADSGSIELETDSVSLLSIGVGFQKKLSGRENIILSGMLLGFSEQEVRDKMDEIIKFANLGKFIDMPVKTYSSGMYSKLAFSITAVLETDIMLIDEVLSVGDAKFKKKSYKKMQELIMDENRTVVIVSHSTETLEKLCTSLLWLHEGEIKMQGDTKTVLDAYNEFMA, encoded by the coding sequence ATGAAACCAGGAAATGCAATTGAGGTAAAGGATCTGAAGATTACCTACAAGTGTGTCAAATCTCTTTCCATGAGAAAAAGTTTTTTTCATCTGAGAAAGAGTAAGCTGGAAGTATATGAGGCTCTGAAAGGGATCTCTTTCGAAGTGAAAAAGGGAGAAATCATGGGAATCGTCGGAAAGAACGGAAGCGGTAAATCCACACTGCTTCGTGCGATTGCCGGAATTTTCTCGGCGGATTCGGGAAGTATTGAACTGGAGACGGATTCGGTTTCCCTTCTTTCGATCGGTGTGGGATTTCAGAAAAAATTAAGCGGACGAGAAAACATTATCTTATCGGGCATGCTGCTGGGATTTTCCGAGCAGGAAGTGCGGGATAAGATGGATGAGATCATAAAGTTTGCCAATCTGGGAAAATTTATCGACATGCCGGTGAAGACGTATTCGAGCGGTATGTATTCGAAACTGGCATTTTCGATCACGGCGGTTCTTGAGACGGATATCATGCTGATCGATGAGGTCCTGAGCGTGGGAGATGCCAAGTTTAAGAAAAAGAGTTATAAGAAGATGCAGGAACTGATCATGGACGAGAACCGTACCGTAGTGATCGTATCGCACAGTACGGAGACGCTTGAGAAGCTGTGTACCAGCCTGCTATGGCTCCATGAAGGGGAGATCAAGATGCAGGGGGATACAAAAACCGTGCTGGATGCTTATAATGAATTTATGGCGTAA